The genomic interval TGAAATCATTGATATAGTTGATTAACTGTAATATTcgacattttatttttctaatcacgaatttattcaaaaaaaataaaaatgcttATCACTTTATTACTTATAAAAATTATCTCTTTAAAGAttcaaataatacattttttgtCATGTTTAATTAAGAGTTAAAAACTTctgcaataaaatattttgacatTATCAACCAAACACATATCATGTTACAAATAGACATTTAAGAAGCGTTTTGGGTATATAAATTTCTTTTCATCTACCGGAATCATATTTTTCTGGAAATTATAGTTTATAGGATAGTACTCTTTTTTAGaaatattgaaattattaaaaaaaattacaaactgATAGgcatatatgaaaaaaaaaatcgtttTATAAAAATCTTGGATTTTTATCCTCTCTCAAATGCTTTCGtaagaaattgaaaacaaataaatttgtaaaaagtaattttaaaaatgttcatATCAAACATAACAGTTGAGCAAAGATTCACAACAGTTTGACTAAAAACTCTCAAATTCATAAATTCATGAAATAAAACACTCTGAAACTAATCACAAAAGTCAACGACACATGTTATATTTTGTCTTGAACAAGCTTGTTCGTTCATCGATCTTGCTGTTACCCTTGCGCTGTCCGCAAATTGGACATGACAAAGCGTAGAATTAGAAAGCAAAGCATAGTAATGATCAAAGAGAGAGCAAAAAGATGATATGAAATCCGATACAGTGTTCCCTACTACGCATGCAACTTCACGTTGAATCATACTCTgagaagagaaaagaagaaagaaaaaagatgaagaacaatgGGAAAATGGTTAGAAGGGTGAAGAAGTTTCTAGCAGAAATGAGAAGCATGGGTGTCGTTAGAAGAAGGTATCTGGAAGTGCCAGAGCCTTCCAGCACCATTCACCAAGTTCTTCCTACACAGAAACTCTTCTGCGTAAGCCTTCTCCACCTTGCGATCCACGTCATGCAAGAACACGTGCGTCACACCGGGTTGTTTCCGGTTACGCGCCATCACAGCGGCGGAGAACAccgccgccatccgccccggCGCCTCCGCGAAGTACCCCTTCGGCGCGTCGATCATGATCATGTCCCACTCCCTCTCGTAAACCTCCTCGGGGAGATTCTCCAGCGCCAGCTTGCACGCTTCGTTGCCTCGCAGGTACGCCGCCGCCGGAGAACACGTGGCTTCGGAGCGGTACGAGGCGAGCAGCGTCTGGGCGTCGCGAAGCTGCGTACGGTAGTGTACGGTATGGGCCTGCAGGCCCGGCGCGTCTTTCAAGATCGAGTGGACCCACTTGGGATCCTCCTCCAGGAACACCGTGGTGCCGCCCGGGTTGAACGAGGCCCACATGAGGGAGTCGTGGCCCAGCCCAAAGACCAGGAAGTTGCAGGGCCGGCCCAGTGACTTCATCACGTCGAGACTGATCTTGATCTCCGCCACCGATTGCTGCGGCACCACGCGCGAGGTCGCGTAGTGGAGAATCGCGCGCATCTGGATCGGAGCCGGGTCGTAGCTTATTTCGTTTCGGGTTCGGATCCCCAGCGTGGCCGGACACAGGTACGTGGTTTCCGAGGATCGGACTGCGGTTGTGAGAAAAAGCCCGGCGGCGATGAGGCCCGCCACTGCCAGGCCCACCACCCACCGTTTCTCCTGTAACGGATAACGGTTCTTCATTTTTGAAGGCTTTTAATTTCTTTCCCTTTGGGTTGCATGTGTATGACAGTAGAATATGGTGTTGATTTTAATGTGTGTGTTGTTGATGTGTTAATGAAGATGTAACATGAAGGagttttgttttgtgttttaagGAAAGGTGGTTTGATTTTGTCAAATGAAAATATAAGGCAAAGGTGACAACACAACTTCACATTTAAGAgattttcattttcctttttttgaATGATACGATTTTGGGGTTAATTGGGAGAAGAAGATACCAATTGTACACTAGGAGTGTGGTAAGGACATTTGAGTTGCATGTtaaagtataatattttttaattacattatatCCATGTCAcataaggattttttttttcttcttagaaaatataatttaattagtaaCTTAAAGGATATTAGTAGTTTATTggataaattttgttttttctgtCATTTATTTCGTACCTATTATTCTAATCACACTAAATATAATGAATAAATATTGTTAAGGATAAGAATATagattaaaattgttttatcatattttgttttatttcatgGAATCAAACGGGTTTGAGACTAAGAGAatgattagttttttttttcttggtttATCGTTTTCTCTCTTTGAACAACTTCATAACTCTTTCTTGTTTTTTTCTCCTCGTCCTTGTAAACTATAAACTTATAtggtacctgcaaaagacacTCTGTCGCTCAAGTGAAATCTGGGTATTCAATACTTGGTGTAACCAATGCGTGTGtgactatttatatgattattatgGATCATTTGTTATTGAGTCGgattagaattttttattatagttaaaAGTGTATTATATAAtacttaattataatttattcttattaatCTTCTGTTATGCTTAATAATTTTGGTTGTGTCACTCTAATTAGAAACTGAAATCTCTATTAGTCATCTGCCCTAACCAGTACactaacaaatataaaaaaatgtcatttagttttattgaaatttgaatgTGAAAGTCAActataacaatattttaataacaatgaaatttattaattgtaggaattaaattaaagtaaaattttaGATAATAACGTACTCGTGATGTTCTatgcaaaaacaaaacaaaacttatCATAATGAGAGGTTCAGGCAAACACAatgagaatataaaaaaatgcatGTGATTTTTTCGTGATATTCGTATTTTGAGACGGCTAAATGAAAATACCATGTtcacattcatttttttatttttttaataaaaaaaaaacaaaaagtagTAGCATTTGGATATGCTTAAAGTAATACCAACTGAATGTCTGACCTAACACTATAAACGCAATAAATACGAAAAAAACTTTCTAATGAgctgtttaaaattttaaaaataaataattatcaatgtattgatatttttttcaatataataaaaaaatattataaaaaaataatttattattttaatttaaatttcgttaataattaaaataattaaatacgtatttagtttttaataatttgtcatgtatatttattaaataaataaataaaatttaatatgagattaatttcataattattttaactCTACTCACacctattttaaattaattgtatattgatattgattttttttataaaaatatgcgtgataattattaaaaattaagtatATGTTTAATTATACTAGTTATTGAtcaagtttaaataaaattgatgaaattaaagctattcattcttttattatattaaaaaatataaatatttgttatattgaataaattatttagtttagAATAATCATAAAACAATCATACATGTATCTCGTGAAAAATAAGAGTATCGTGACTCCAAGTTTCTGTACTATTTTAGTTTCTCTTTGCTTTTAAAGTTTGAAGTGTAATGTCCTAagcaaaattaattttttaatggaCACATACATATcaacgataaaaaaaataaacatgcaAAAAATATTGTTGGACTAAGTGAAATGAATATAGACACAAATAATTATATTCAAACACGAGgcattattttttgaaatgtatttaGACTGTAAATATTACTCgtattaattactattttttttatttgttcagcaaaattatttcaaattatatatttactttattatatttatccaaaaaaattatttcatattatatatattcgacaagaagaagaagaaatataaTTTCTAAGAGCATAGTTAACTgagaaaaaacataaa from Phaseolus vulgaris cultivar G19833 chromosome 1, P. vulgaris v2.0, whole genome shotgun sequence carries:
- the LOC137815258 gene encoding arabinogalactan O-methyltransferase 1-like encodes the protein MKNRYPLQEKRWVVGLAVAGLIAAGLFLTTAVRSSETTYLCPATLGIRTRNEISYDPAPIQMRAILHYATSRVVPQQSVAEIKISLDVMKSLGRPCNFLVFGLGHDSLMWASFNPGGTTVFLEEDPKWVHSILKDAPGLQAHTVHYRTQLRDAQTLLASYRSEATCSPAAAYLRGNEACKLALENLPEEVYEREWDMIMIDAPKGYFAEAPGRMAAVFSAAVMARNRKQPGVTHVFLHDVDRKVEKAYAEEFLCRKNLVNGAGRLWHFQIPSSNDTHASHFC